The Calypte anna isolate BGI_N300 chromosome 20, bCalAnn1_v1.p, whole genome shotgun sequence DNA window AAAAACCCTAATACCCAAGATTTGTGAGATTTGTCCATCTTTTACTAATGTGGAGATTGTGGGGCTTGGCTGCTCAAGGAAGGGGGAGTCACGGGTCTCACTGTTTGAGTGGCCTGTGCCAGCACCTGAGGAAGAAGCTTTGGTGGTGCCCAGCTGGGGACCCGAGGTCACACCGTGCATGGTTGCAGGGCAGTGATCCCCTGTAGCCTGTGGGTgatccccttctcctccccaaaCACTAAATGGGGCAGCTGCAAGGGATCTGCATGGGCTCCAGAGAAGACTTGGCACATGAAGTGGCAAAAGCCAGTGCTGGAGTCCTGGTGGAGATGGTGGTGGAGTCCCAGGGCTGATGCCCTGGCAGGTGCCTCCAAAGTGGTGCTGGGACCACCTTAAGGTGTACCACAAGACCCCACATGCCATGCTGGGAAAGTGCACATCCAGCAGCTCGCTCACAGGCCCTGGGGCAGCTGTGGGTCTCACTCTTGCACTGGCAGGAACGCAGGAAGGCTGCAGGAGGTTGGGGCTCAAGTCCTGCAGCCACTTAAGTGTCCCCAGCACGGCAGGCAACGACAGCCCAACTTAGGAGGAGCGCACAAACCGGGATTTTGGAAGAGGCAGCGCCGcgaaaaccaaaagcaaaaggtCGGGGACATGGACTGCGGTATAGCGAGGGCGGAGGGCGCGGTACAGGCGGGGCCAGGGTAGGTGGAGCTCGGGGATTCGGCATATTCCGGCAAGAGCGGCCGAAGATGGCCGAAGCTTGGCGAAGAATGACGAAGATTGCCGAGGGGGGGGTAAGTGGGACGCGGCACGCTCATGCGCAGTGTAGCGCTGGGGCCCGGTGATGGCGGCGGCCGAGGCACAGGCGAGCGCCGTGTGCTCAGGCATGGCCGGGGCCGGGCTGGCGGCAGTCGGTGACGGGACTGCGGGCCCTGATATGGCCGGGGCTGGGGCGGCGGCCGAGGCCGAGGCTTCGGGCCCTGCGGTGGCTgaggcgccgccgccgccgctcccggggctgcagctgctgcagcagggcgCCGAGGCGCTCGTGTACCGGGGGCTCTTCCTCGGCCGTCCGGCGGTGGCCAAACTCCGCATCCCGAAGCGGTACCGACACCCGGCGCTGGAGGAGCGGCTGAGCCGGCGGCGGACGGCGCAGGAGGCGCGGTCGCTGCTGCGGTGCCGGCGGGCAGGTGGGCCCCGGGGGCGGTGGGGCCGGGGCGGGCCGGGCCAGCGTCAGGCGGAGATGCCCTGACTGGAcggacagccctgggcaccgGGTGTCTCGGTGCTTACCGGCACCCCCGGCTCTCCACGTCCCTCAGAGCTAATGACAGATCCGTGACCGCCTTCTGCCTAATTCTGAGGGATGCGGGGGGTTTCTTCTCATCACGCGGTGACCTGCTCTGCTTGTTCCTGCTCAGCCTGTCAGTTCCTGGACAGTTCCCAGGCTGTCCTCGGCCAGGAAGCCTCTGTGTGCCCTTTTCCCGGGAGTTTCACTGCAGGATCTGAGCCTCTTAACAAGGGTTCACTGATCTTCTGCCCAAGTTCGAGCTGCCAGCTAGATTTGAGGCTGGAGACGGGTGCAGCATGGGTTGGAAACCGGAGGGAATTCCCAGATGTGGGTTATCAGTGGCCAGGGATGATCTTGACTGACGCTTCTGTTGTGTAttggttgtttatttttgttaagaTGAAGTTGGGAAATACTGTTAACAgcttgcatttcatttttttctgcctttttttttttttttaaacagggaTTCCAGCTCCAGTGGTCTACTTTGTGGATTATGTCACCAACTCTGTCTATCTTGAAGATATTGCAGACTCAGTTACTGTTCAGGATCATATTAATTCTGTACAACGGAATGGAAATGATACCAGTAGCCTCCTTGTTTTAGGAGAGAAGATGGGTGAGCTTTTGGCAAAAATGCATGATGAAGATCTTATACATGGAGATCTTACAACTTCCAATATACTTATGCGACCACCTATGGAGAAGTTGGACTTGGTGCTGATAGACTTTGGACTCAGTTTTGTTTCAGGTCTTCCAGAAGATAAAGGAGTTGATTTGTATGTTCTGGAAAAAGCTTTCCTTAGCACTCATCCAGATACTGAAATGATGTTTAAAGCTCTGCTAAAGAGCTATGCAGCTGCATCTAAAAAGTCAGGTCCTGTGATAAAGAAGCTGGATGAAGTGCGactgagaggaaggaagagatcCATGGTCGGGTAGAAGGGAGTAGGCACTGGGGTTTGGAAGCATTAGTGCTTAGGTTCTGAAAATATGGCTATTTATATTTCTGGTTGGTTGTATTTCAGAGATCACTATTTTGATAACTGTGTCTTCAAATAAAGTAATTTGGATGAGTTTGTGTCCAAACTAAAGTAATTGCAAGATGGGAGCacagacaagagaaaaacaactgaagaTCATATAATTTCACacacttaaatatttcttctagaAAGTAATGTCATTCCACTCGCCCTCCTTCTGTGCTTAGAATTATACCAAGTAATCTTCCTCAGCCTGTGGACTGTGGATTTGTGGGAGGTAAGAGATAACTTGGACACGAGTCCACAAACACATTCCTACCTCTAGGGGAGAAGTGGCTTATGGGGGGCACGACTCTGCTGAGCCGGGGAAGGgcccttttcctttgcttaaagcaaaaccaacttGTGCAACCCAAGGAGGGATCGGGACGATCGGGCAGCCGGGGTGCGGGGGGTGAGGTGAGCATCAGCCCGGGGCTGCGCTGCGGAGCGAACAGCCAAGGAGCGGGTTGACGCGTGTGTTGTAGCGGTGGCGCCGCGGCATCGCTCCCGTTTTCGAACCTCGCGGTACTGAGTTCGCGGTCGCGGTAGCGGGTTTGTGGTAGCGCAAGCGTCCTAGCGCTGCGGGCTGCCCGTGCCCGGGGCGCATTCACCACTTGCCAGATGAGCCGCCCAGACGAGTGCCCGGGCCTCGAGCGGTGGGGCCGCGGGTTCCACCGGTCCCGGCCACAGCTTTGGGCGCGGGGAACTCCGCAGAGCTGTTTTTGCTTTCGCTTTTTTGTTGCTTGGGTGTCCCAGCAGTGCTCGCCCCGCTCGGAGCCACGCAGGAGGAGCTGCGTTTCCCCGGGGCGCTGGGAGCGGCTGCTTCGTGCTCTTCTGCCTGCTCGGAGGGTGAATGCAACAGCCCAAGCAGCTCACGGTCACTTAAAATGGTGCCCCACAGGTGGTCCTGGGTGGCCTGCAGGATGCTGGAGTGGGGCCTCGTGGCGTGGTGGGAGCAGGTGGATGTGAGATAATGAGTCCCCTAACGAGGCTTGATCTGAGCCCAGAAACCCAGACCCTCTGAGGCCAACCTCCCCGCCTGCCATCTCCATCTGTACAAACACTGCTTTTACTGCCTCCTGGTGATGCTGGgattaaattatgtttttaaagccCTTTGAAGAAGTCTGTTTCTAACTATCATTATGTTTATTAAAATGCAGCTCTCCCCATGGGACCGTGGAGTAGAAACAAAGCTGATCAACTGCAAGTTTTTTATGGCTGGCTCTGTACTCTGAGATGAAGCCCCGCAGTGGAGCTGGGGTCAGCAGCCTGCAGTGAGGACAGCCCCCTCAGGATGCTGGTGCGTGGGACTGGCCTTCTAGCAGGGCCTCTGCTGAAATCTGCTCTGTGATGAAGCTTCAAAGCAGAACATTACTGgtaacaaaaagcaaaatgttttgctgtttcacTGTGGGATAAAACTCCTTGTTATGTAAGTGTCACTTTTTGCACATCTGCCTTGCGGCTTGTTGATATTTCCTCTTGATCATCCTGGTGTATCTACATGGATTGCTGCAGTGAATGCTGAGCTATTGCTGTTTGAGGGTGGAAAAATCACAGCAGGTGCATATCCTGCAAAGAGGACACGTTAGACCTGCAAAGTATCTACTCCACATCCCCAGCTCTATCCCTGGTTGTGcctgtggcagcagctcctcagatgATTTCCTGGCAGAGGGAGTTTCCAGTCTTGGTCTGACTGAGGGTAGTTTGGTGGGCTGCTCTGTTAGCTACCACTGCATCTGCATAGTCACAAGCAAACCtgaatttttattgttgttgatACAATTTGCTGTTGCATTATTCATACTCAGGCTTTATGCCCAGTCCGCTTGCATTCTCATAAGGAAAGTGgactcctcttttctttttctgtttgtttgtgttttacctGAATAGTTTATCTGCTGCAACTACAGTTTCAAACCAGTGATACTCTGTTCCAGAGTTTGGTCAGGCCAGCGGTCAGTCCCATGGTCTCCAGGGACCAGGTTTGGACCTTGAGGACAGTCACAGCTCTGTGTGACACTGAGAGAAGTGATGATGTCCTGCCCTGGCTTACCCAGAGAGCCTGTTCTTACCAGCCCCAAAGCCTGTGTTTGCCTTcatcccccccaaaaccccttCTGACTGCCTCCTTTGGGCACAGATAGGGTGGGGATGTGAGAGCTGATTGCCTATGTGGCACCCAGCCACTGGGGGTCTCTCTGCCACCATTGCTAACCCCAGAAAAATCGTTACATTTAcgaaaaatgttcttttaacagaaaatatttgtaactGTGTGCTGGATGGACAATTACTCGCTCTGGTTCTTTCTAGCTTTTGAATCTTCCTGCTATGAAGAATGAATTGTTTTCTCAGGGCTCTAGGCTTGCCAGGAGCAGGTTCATTTCCAGGGGTCTCCTGGCATGTGCCTGATCTTGCTCCACACCTGGGTATCACCCAAATTGTCCCAAACACAAGAGTGTTTTCACAGCAGATAAGCTGTGAAAGGAGGAgtaa harbors:
- the TP53RK gene encoding EKC/KEOPS complex subunit TP53RK: MAAAEAQASAVCSGMAGAGLAAVGDGTAGPDMAGAGAAAEAEASGPAVAEAPPPPLPGLQLLQQGAEALVYRGLFLGRPAVAKLRIPKRYRHPALEERLSRRRTAQEARSLLRCRRAGIPAPVVYFVDYVTNSVYLEDIADSVTVQDHINSVQRNGNDTSSLLVLGEKMGELLAKMHDEDLIHGDLTTSNILMRPPMEKLDLVLIDFGLSFVSGLPEDKGVDLYVLEKAFLSTHPDTEMMFKALLKSYAAASKKSGPVIKKLDEVRLRGRKRSMVG